One region of Emys orbicularis isolate rEmyOrb1 chromosome 4, rEmyOrb1.hap1, whole genome shotgun sequence genomic DNA includes:
- the ADORA3 gene encoding adenosine receptor A3 — protein sequence MTNSSLTLSSLDAVYITIEFIIGISATVGNILVIWVVKLNPAFQTNTFYFIISLALADIAVGILVMPLAIVVSLGVDIHFYSCLFMCCLMVVFTNASILSLLAIAIDRYLRVKLPTRYRIITTKRRIWVALGICWLLSLLTGFVPMFGWNKRIDPKKSSEFKCKFASVMSMDYMVYFSFFAWILIPLILMCALYIEIFYIIRTKLSQSATNTNAGVFYGKEFKAAKSLALVLFLFAICWLPLSILNCIDHFCPNCQIPSHLLYVSILLSHSNSVMNPVVYACKIKKFKDTYTLILRTYVLRMSPKPVSSSMEQTSECDPVTP from the exons ATGACAAACAGCAGCTTGACTCTAAGCAGCCTGGATGCAGTTTACATCACCATCGAGTTCATTATTGGGATATCTGCAACCGTGGGCAACATCCTGGTCATCTGGGTGGTGAAGCTGAACCCAGCTTTTCAGACAAATACCTTCTACTTCATCATCTCCCTGGCACTGGCCGATATAGCCGTGGGCATCCTTGTCATGCCGCTGGCCATCGTGGTGAGCCTGGGAGTCGACATCCACTTCTACTCCTGCCTCTTCATGTGCTGCCTGATGGTGGTTTTCACTAATGCCTCCATCCTGTCTCTCCTGGCTATAGCGATCGACAGGTACCTAAGAGTGAAGCTGCCCACCAG GTACAGAATAATCACCACGAAGAGAAGAATCTGGGTGGCTCTTGGAATTTGCTGGTTGTTGTCCTTGCTGACAGGATTTGTCCCCATGTTCGGATGGAATAAAAGGATTGACCCAAAAAAGTCCAGTGAATTCAAGTGTAAATTCGCCTCTGTGATGAGCATGGACTACATGGTGTATTTCAGCTTCTTCGCCTGGATCCTCATCCCTCTGATCCTCATGTGTGCTCTGTACATCGAGATCTTCTACATTATCCGGACAAAGCTAAGTCAAAGTGCAACAAACACGAATGCAGGAGTGTTTTACGGGAAGGAGTTCAAGGCAGCCAAATCTTTGGCCCTCGTCCTCTTCTTGTTTGCGATTTGTTGGCTGCCTTTGTCCATTCTAAACTGTATCGACCATTTCTGTCCCAACTGTCAAATCCCGTCGCATCTGTTGTACGTGAGCATTCTGCTGTCTCACTCCAATTCGGTCATGAACCCCGTTGTCTATGCTTGCAAGATAAAGAAGTTCAAAGACACTTATACTCTTATTTTAAGAACCTATGTCCTGCGCATGAGTCCAAAGCCGGTCAGTTCTAGCATGGAGCAAACATCAGAGTGCGACCCAGTGAccccttga